Genomic DNA from Nicotiana tabacum cultivar K326 chromosome 21, ASM71507v2, whole genome shotgun sequence:
GAGATTTAATCTTGCATATGTTCATGGAGCATAGATTCCTTTCCATTATTTTCTTGGGAATAATACGTACTTGTTGTCatggagtttttttccaatagcATTTCTCGGTACGAATGTTGTGGTGATAAGTTCTctttttttggctattttctcCATTCGGTGGTTTTCGGGGGTGTTTATTGGTGGTACTATTGGTGGTGGACTGCTCATCGGAATGAGAGACAGGGGCGCATCTATGTGTTGGAGCATGAATAATGTTATATTTCTTACAAATTCTTTAAATATACATGTGTGCACCAAAACTCAAAGAGTTCGATGGTTTCAATGATTACTGGGTGCACCTTTATAAGTGAAGTTAAAGGTTCAAATCACAGTTTGTAGGCATATCTAGTGTCCCTCTTATGTTCTAAttgagttttttttcttttcttttttttatttgatttattcaTTCAAAATCACCAAATCTAACACATTGAAACCCTTTGATCTCCTTTTGTCATTGCAGAATCAATATATTAATATAATTCAGTGTCTAAAAGAGATGACGTGGCACTATCTATAATTAGAAAATATTTAgtttcttttttctcatttttgtcccttttctctattttctcatttatgcactaaattaaaaaattaaaaagttaccTCTTAATTACACCTCTTCATCTTCCTTCTCACACATTCTCTAAGTAGTGCAATGGTTAAAAAAAGTCACCTCCTTAATTATCTTAATTACCATAATAAAAAAATACctctaaattaaaaattaaaaaattcacctcttaattacacttcttcattttccttctcACACCTTCTCTAAGTATTGCAACTGTTAAAAAGAGTCACCTCTTTAATTATCTTAATTACCAGAATAAAAGAATATCTTAAATACACCTCTTCATGTTCTCTCTCCTACCTCTTCCCTAACTAAAATGTTTTAAACTTCTCCCTTGGTTCATCAAAGTCTTATTTATGcacaaaaatcataaattctcacCCTCACTTTCTCTAAGGGAATGAAAAAGTGTAGGTTTCTATTTCTCATATACATTCTATTTgtcaaattctattttttttttttactataatCTGTATCCCCTATTTTCAATGATTTTCAATTGTGTAACACATAATTCTGTTACAAGCAACGTTGGTAACTGATCTTTTCATGGAGCAaagaataatatagatatttaCCTTTATGtggcactaaaaatatttttatatgtgaATTAATTACTGAATTATATTTTGTATACAAATAAAAGACTATAAATAATAGCAATGAATGGTGTAGCATGGTTCAATGATTTCAGTATTTTTGATAtcgaatatatgtatatatgttagaAATTAGACATAGAATAAGGAAGCTTCTTGACAGTTTGTCCAAACTCTGATGCTTCTGGATGAGAATAAGATGTAGAGCCAATTCCAAACTTGTTTTAAGCATGCATGTTAATAGCTCCCTACTGAAATCCACATATATACAACACTAATTTTCAGTCAAACAAAAAGCAATTTCATAACTTAATACATCACTTCCAGAATGCCAAAATAGGTCTTTTAAAGCCAGTTTTGCAACCAGATACACTAGATGTTATGTCCTCTACCATTCTAAATCCAATCTGCATTCATATTAAAGGGATGTATCAGTGAAGTATTCCCAGAGTCATGAAATATTTAactttcaagttttttttttaaaaaaaaaaggaggaaaggGAGGGAGGGGGTTATAGAATTCCCTGCAACATACCTTGTCCAAAAGTATGTCTTGAAAATCTTCTGGACGGAtcttaatattttgataattgaTTCTTGTTGTCTGCATAGCAAGAACAACATTAACATTTACAATTTTGGTACGCAAAGTtgttctgatggtaagcaacccccacttccaactgagaggttgtgagttcgagtctcctcaagagcaaggtgggaagttcttggagggaaggatgtcgggggtctatttggaaatagtctctctaccctagggtaggggtaaggtctgcgtacacactaccctccccagaccccactaagtgggattatactgggtagttgttgttgttggtacgCAAAGTAAAAAAGAAATCCCAATATAAGGTCTTCTCCGTATAGAAAGCACGCATGTGAAGCTAGTAATAATATATGAAAGGATATACCTCAGATACAAGACGATTATCGTAGTATGATTTCCAAGGCTGAGGCTCCAAAATAAAGACACCACCCTGCTATCAAAAAAGTACAGTTAAAACATGAGTTTCTTTCTGTTTTCAAGGAATTGCTTCCTATTACACGTGAACATTACCGGTGAAAGGAGCCTCCAGACTTTGGAAAACAAAGTTATTAGTCCCTCATCTCCCCAGTTTAAATGCACCCACTTTGACACGCTTAAGCTGCATCCAATGAAATTCAGCTCTTCAAGCTCAAATACATGGAAATAGAATAAAATTTCAGCACCCAACTTCATAAAAAGTAACCCATACTGAAAAAACATACTATACATTCTCTTGCTTTAGATCATATGATATAATCATATGTTATACAGAAAAGCAGAAAACTGGATCTAATTTTCTCTGTAAGAAACCCTCAGAGAGCGTTCAAGTGCTGATCAATCTTTAGAAAAGCCAAAAATTGAGAAGCCTGCACCCAGcccaagaaagaaaagagaattgagaaacCTGCACCCCAACACTCGACCCAATTTCCCATTCCctaagaaagaaaagagaaaaagaaggatCCCACAACAAAATTTAGCAGACTATTGCAGTTGATCTCAAAATTGTCGCACACTAAACACTACTGGAACATAATGGCAGATAACTCAGTTAGAATCACTTATTACTTATGTTGAGCAGACTCTTCAATTTAGCCACCGCACTTGTGTCGACACGACACTTGTACTGATAAAGGAGCCTGCCTCACTTTGGATTCTCCAAAGAAGAGGTATTCAAACCAGCTTTACATGCTTTCTAAGTCACCAGGAAACTGATACCAATGACCATCTATTCTTGAATTGTGTTATTACTAGACAACTTTGGCAGCTCTTTATAACACTAGCTAGTATTGTTTGGATGATGCCCAAGGAGGCCGTTGGCTTGATATGCAGTTGGAATAGTATCAGGGGAAGAACCTCTCACAAGGAATGGTGGAAGATTGCTCCAGCTTGCATATGGTGGACAGTTTGGAAAGAGATAAATGCAACATGTTTTGAAGGCAAGAGTACTTCAACACAGAAAATCAAGATTCACGCATTTCTCTTTGTGATTTTTGGTTTAAAGAACAATTGGTAGGTGATGCAGAATCAGTACTAGACTTTTTTGACTCGCTGTAAATCTCACAGAGGTTCTGTACTATTAAATATTATAGAGCAGCCCTATTTTGAGTGCTGATGAATATAAATATTACCTTTctcaaaataaaaatgatattcATAAGCATGAGAGTACATAAAAAGTCTCTTTCTTCCCCTCTTTTAACCATGTCTTTGTGGTGTCACAGATAGGACTGGAGCTAAAGGAAAACAAGACAGAATCCACCCAAATCATACTCACCTAGGACTGGTCAAAGTTGGATGTCAGGGTAACGAAACAAAAAATGTTCTCTGGCTAATAAACTCATTAAGCTTTTGCACTGTTCTTTTATCATCTTGTTCTGCTTACATAATTAGCCTCTACCGCCAAAAGAAGTGCACCTTTAGAATaaaattttgggtgattttgaaaaGGAAACACAAGTTCCAACAATATAACATCTTGGGTACCTTTTCGCAGAAGGATTGCAATTGACTAAAAGATTTCACATCTCTTGAACCATACAGGGAAGATGAcgttaaagaaaaagaaaacttaccaaaTAATTGTATCATATGATTTATTGTCTCTTGGATGCCAATTCTGAATAAAATCTCCTTTCTTGAAGGAGACTATGTCATAAAAATCTCCTTCTTGCAAATGATGAGGTGATGTACAATCATTCTTTGCCCTTTTATTAAGTG
This window encodes:
- the LOC107797299 gene encoding putative RNA methyltransferase At5g51130, coding for MEHHQRARTGGEQQDTSATTQKKKRKEVALYGNYRNYYGYRIGQDLEEDPRLKAMKKEWFEDKDCLDIGCNSGVITIAIAQKFSCRSILGIDIDGARVNDAYWTLRRKVKSIRTVPAGGDKLAESNTVNCLKHPVAESLNKRAKNDCTSPHHLQEGDFYDIVSFKKGDFIQNWHPRDNKSYDTIICLSVSKWVHLNWGDEGLITLFSKVWRLLSPGGVFILEPQPWKSYYDNRLVSETTRINYQNIKIRPEDFQDILLDKIGFRMVEDITSSVSGCKTGFKRPILAFWK